A genomic window from Pseudomonas alcaligenes includes:
- the thiC gene encoding phosphomethylpyrimidine synthase ThiC, which produces MSVQHQKNLSESAQVDQQSVQPFPRSQKVYVQGSRPDIRVPMREISLDVTPTAFGGEINAPVTVYDTSGPYTDPAVQIDVRKGLPDVRSAWIEDRGDTEKLPGLSSEFGQRRLNDAELARMRFAHVRNPRRAKAGQNVSQMHYARQGIITPEMEFVAIRENMKLAEAREAGLLKEQHAGQSFGASIPKEITPEFVRSEIARGRAIIPANINHVELEPMIIGRNFLVKINGNIGNSALGSSIEEEVAKLTWGIRWGSDTVMDLSTGKHIHETREWIIRNSPVPIGTVPVYQALEKVGGIAEDLTWELFRDTLIEQAEQGVDYFTIHAGVLLRYVPLTAKRVTGIVSRGGSIMAKWCLAHHKENFLYTNFEEICEIMKAYDVSFSLGDGLRPGSIADANDAAQFGELETLGELTKIAWKHDVQTMIEGPGHVPMQLIKENMDKQLECCDEAPFYTLGPLTTDIAPGYDHITSGIGAAMIGWFGCAMLCYVTPKEHLGLPNKDDVKTGIITYKIAAHAADLAKGHPGAQIRDNALSKARFEFRWEDQFNLGLDPDTARAFHDETLPKESAKVAHFCSMCGPKFCSMKITQEVREYAAEHGLTDEQKAIEAGFAEQSERFKEEGAVIYKQV; this is translated from the coding sequence ATGAGCGTGCAACACCAGAAGAACCTCAGCGAAAGCGCACAGGTCGACCAGCAGTCCGTACAGCCCTTCCCCCGTTCGCAGAAGGTCTACGTGCAGGGTTCGCGCCCGGACATCCGCGTGCCGATGCGCGAGATCAGCCTGGACGTCACCCCCACCGCCTTCGGTGGCGAGATCAACGCCCCGGTCACCGTCTACGACACCTCAGGCCCCTACACCGACCCCGCCGTGCAGATCGACGTACGCAAGGGCCTGCCGGACGTACGCAGCGCCTGGATCGAGGATCGTGGCGACACCGAGAAGCTGCCGGGTCTGTCCTCCGAGTTCGGCCAGCGCCGCCTGAACGATGCCGAGCTGGCCAGGATGCGCTTTGCCCACGTGCGCAACCCGCGCCGCGCCAAGGCCGGGCAGAACGTCAGCCAGATGCACTACGCCAGGCAGGGCATCATCACGCCCGAGATGGAGTTTGTGGCCATCCGCGAGAACATGAAGCTGGCCGAGGCCCGCGAGGCCGGCCTGCTGAAAGAGCAGCATGCCGGGCAGAGCTTTGGCGCCAGTATCCCCAAGGAAATCACCCCCGAGTTCGTCCGCAGCGAGATCGCCCGCGGCCGCGCCATCATCCCGGCCAACATCAACCATGTGGAGCTGGAGCCGATGATCATCGGCCGCAACTTCCTGGTGAAGATCAACGGCAACATCGGCAACTCGGCGCTGGGTTCTTCGATCGAAGAAGAAGTGGCCAAGCTGACCTGGGGCATCCGCTGGGGTTCGGACACGGTCATGGACCTGTCCACCGGCAAGCACATCCACGAGACCCGCGAATGGATCATCCGCAACTCGCCGGTGCCGATCGGCACCGTACCGGTCTACCAGGCGCTGGAGAAGGTCGGCGGCATCGCCGAGGACCTGACCTGGGAGCTGTTCCGCGACACCCTGATCGAGCAGGCCGAGCAGGGCGTGGACTACTTCACCATCCACGCCGGCGTGCTGCTGCGCTATGTGCCGCTGACCGCCAAGCGGGTCACCGGCATCGTCAGCCGCGGCGGCTCGATCATGGCCAAGTGGTGCCTGGCGCATCACAAGGAGAATTTCCTCTACACGAACTTCGAGGAAATCTGCGAAATCATGAAGGCCTACGACGTCAGCTTCTCGCTGGGCGACGGCCTGCGTCCGGGTTCGATTGCCGACGCCAACGACGCCGCGCAGTTCGGCGAGCTGGAAACCCTCGGCGAACTGACCAAGATCGCCTGGAAGCACGATGTGCAGACCATGATCGAAGGACCCGGCCACGTGCCGATGCAGCTGATCAAGGAGAACATGGACAAGCAGCTGGAATGCTGCGACGAGGCGCCCTTCTACACCCTCGGCCCGCTGACCACCGACATCGCCCCCGGCTACGACCACATTACCTCGGGCATCGGTGCGGCGATGATCGGCTGGTTCGGCTGCGCCATGCTCTGCTACGTCACGCCCAAGGAGCACCTGGGCCTGCCGAACAAGGATGACGTGAAGACCGGCATCATCACCTACAAGATCGCCGCGCATGCCGCCGACCTCGCCAAGGGCCACCCGGGCGCGCAGATCCGCGACAACGCCCTGTCCAAGGCGCGCTTCGAGTTCCGCTGGGAAGACCAGTTCAACCTCGGCCTCGACCCGGACACCGCGCGTGCCTTCCACGACGAGACCTTGCCCAAGGAGTCGGCCAAGGTGGCGCACTTCTGCTCCATGTGCGGGCCGAAGTTCTGCTCGATGAAGATCACCCAGGAGGTGCGCGAGTACGCCGCCGAGCACGGCCTGACCGACGAGCAGAAGGCCATCGAGGCCGGCTTCGCCGAGCAGTCCGAGCGTTTCAAGGAAGAAGGCGCGGTGATCTACAAGCAGGTCTGA
- a CDS encoding TolC family outer membrane protein gives MLRRLSLALAVAAATTGMAWAEDAPLASKTDLVTVYNEAVKNNADLAAARANYEAIREVVPQARAGLLPNLSAGADATNTDTQVDRRDIDDLDASRSGLSYQANLSQPLFRADRWYQFQAAKATDQQAALQLSATEQNMILLSAETYFAVLRAQDTLASTKAEEAAFKRQLDQANERFDVGLSDKTDVLEAQAGYDTARANRILAQRAVEDAFQALVTLTNREYASIEGIQHTLPVLAPTPNDAKAWVDTAAQQNLNLQASNYAVDAAEETLRQRKAGHAPTLDAVARYQKGDNDSLGFTNSDLAAPYNGDAEQTSIGLQLNIPIYSGGLTSSQVREAFQRLSQSEQERESLRRQIVENTRNLHRAVNTDVETVQARRQSIISNQSALEATEIGYQVGTRNIVDVLDAQRQLYSSVRNYNDARYDYILNNLRLKQAAGTLAPTDLEALSSFLKPDYDPDKDFLPPDLAKAAEAQLKGNPEY, from the coding sequence ATGCTACGCAGACTCTCTCTGGCGCTCGCAGTAGCTGCTGCCACCACAGGAATGGCCTGGGCCGAAGACGCCCCCCTGGCAAGCAAGACCGACCTGGTCACCGTCTATAACGAGGCGGTGAAGAACAACGCCGACCTGGCCGCCGCACGGGCCAACTACGAAGCGATCCGCGAGGTGGTGCCGCAGGCGCGCGCTGGTCTGCTGCCGAACCTGTCCGCTGGAGCCGATGCGACCAATACCGACACCCAGGTCGATCGACGCGATATCGATGATCTGGATGCCTCGCGCAGCGGCCTGTCCTACCAGGCCAACCTGAGCCAGCCGCTGTTCCGCGCCGACCGCTGGTACCAGTTCCAGGCGGCCAAGGCCACCGACCAGCAGGCGGCCCTGCAGCTCTCGGCCACCGAGCAGAACATGATCCTGCTGAGCGCCGAGACCTATTTCGCCGTGCTGCGCGCCCAGGACACTCTGGCTTCGACCAAGGCCGAGGAAGCGGCGTTCAAGCGCCAGCTGGACCAGGCCAATGAGCGCTTCGATGTGGGCCTGTCGGACAAGACCGACGTGCTCGAAGCCCAGGCCGGCTACGATACCGCCCGTGCCAACCGCATCCTCGCCCAGCGCGCCGTGGAGGACGCCTTCCAGGCCCTGGTCACCCTGACCAATCGCGAGTACGCCTCCATCGAAGGCATCCAGCACACCCTGCCGGTACTGGCGCCGACGCCGAACGACGCCAAGGCCTGGGTGGATACCGCCGCTCAGCAGAATCTCAATCTGCAGGCCAGCAACTACGCGGTCGATGCCGCCGAGGAGACCCTGCGCCAGCGCAAGGCCGGTCATGCGCCGACCCTGGATGCCGTGGCCCGGTACCAGAAAGGCGACAACGACTCCCTCGGCTTCACCAACAGCGACCTGGCTGCACCCTATAACGGCGACGCCGAGCAGACCAGCATCGGCCTGCAGCTGAACATCCCGATCTACAGTGGCGGCCTGACCAGCTCCCAGGTGCGCGAGGCCTTCCAGCGCCTGAGCCAGAGCGAGCAGGAGCGCGAGAGCTTGCGCCGGCAGATCGTCGAGAACACGCGCAACCTGCACCGTGCGGTGAACACCGACGTGGAAACCGTACAGGCGCGCCGCCAGTCGATCATCTCCAACCAGAGCGCCCTGGAAGCCACCGAGATCGGCTATCAGGTCGGTACCCGCAACATCGTCGACGTGCTCGATGCTCAGCGCCAGCTGTACAGCTCGGTGCGCAACTACAACGACGCCCGCTACGACTACATCCTCAACAACCTGCGCCTGAAGCAGGCCGCCGGCACCCTGGCGCCGACCGACCTGGAGGCCCTGTCGAGCTTCCTCAAGCCGGACTACGACCCGGACAAGGACTTCCTCCCGCCGGACCTGGCCAAGGCCGCCGAAGCCCAGCTCAAGGGCAACCCGGAGTACTGA
- a CDS encoding DUF1302 family protein: MRAPLLGLSCALFSLPLAAAGLSGRGHLEDGYHHDTTGASSSGHRVEALLESRISQGNWTLDSVLLGRYRSQYDDAGGKLEDRMESDQDLRELYLTWVGDNWQWRLGQQQIAWGRGDYFRLVDVLNPLDLREFLLPYIDDYSLGRQTRPMAVVEVYGDSLEQQFVVAPRAKTTRYAPAGADFAIAGRPEGLDEDDEHERPDIGWRGKMLVDGTDLDFYLFDGLSPDPLYVMDEGQMVEQQRRRSLVGASFARPAGDWVVRGDLVHLFNEPLQTPEGAENVPKSAALLGLDLTRNEWTVNLQATVSHRHGAPDSLPRETGWEASAALLKDWSKQRLNAGVLWLYNREVQSSHLVKANLGYRPWNQWYLEAGYIAFSGGQSTQYGQFDNRDRVYLQVRRDFSL; the protein is encoded by the coding sequence ATGCGCGCACCCTTGCTCGGCCTGTCCTGTGCCCTGTTCAGCCTGCCGCTGGCCGCCGCGGGCCTGAGCGGTCGCGGCCACCTGGAGGACGGCTACCACCACGACACCACCGGCGCCAGCAGCTCCGGCCACCGCGTCGAGGCGCTGCTGGAAAGCCGCATCAGCCAGGGCAACTGGACTCTCGACAGCGTGCTGCTCGGTCGCTACCGCAGCCAGTACGACGATGCCGGCGGCAAGCTGGAGGATCGCATGGAGTCCGATCAGGACCTGCGCGAACTCTACCTGACCTGGGTCGGCGACAACTGGCAATGGCGCCTCGGCCAGCAGCAGATCGCCTGGGGCCGCGGCGACTACTTCCGCCTGGTCGACGTGCTCAACCCGCTGGACCTGCGCGAGTTCCTGCTGCCCTACATCGACGACTACTCCCTCGGCCGGCAGACCCGGCCGATGGCGGTGGTGGAGGTCTACGGCGACAGCCTGGAACAGCAGTTCGTCGTCGCGCCCAGGGCCAAGACCACCCGCTACGCCCCGGCTGGTGCCGACTTCGCCATCGCCGGGCGGCCGGAGGGGCTGGACGAGGACGACGAGCACGAGCGCCCGGACATCGGCTGGCGCGGCAAGATGCTGGTCGACGGCACCGACCTGGACTTCTACCTGTTCGACGGCCTCAGCCCCGACCCGCTGTATGTGATGGATGAGGGGCAGATGGTCGAACAGCAGCGCCGGCGCAGCCTGGTCGGCGCCTCGTTCGCCCGCCCGGCCGGCGACTGGGTGGTGCGCGGCGATCTGGTGCACCTGTTCAACGAACCGCTACAGACCCCGGAAGGCGCGGAGAACGTGCCCAAGTCGGCGGCGCTGCTCGGCCTCGACCTGACGCGCAACGAGTGGACGGTCAACCTGCAGGCCACGGTCAGCCACCGTCATGGCGCGCCGGACAGCCTGCCGCGCGAGACCGGCTGGGAAGCCTCGGCGGCGCTTCTCAAGGACTGGTCCAAGCAGCGCCTTAACGCCGGGGTGCTCTGGCTGTACAACCGCGAGGTGCAGAGCAGCCACCTGGTCAAGGCCAACCTCGGCTACCGGCCCTGGAACCAGTGGTACCTGGAGGCCGGCTACATCGCCTTCAGTGGCGGGCAGAGCACCCAGTACGGCCAGTTCGACAACCGCGACCGTGTCTACCTGCAGGTGCGCCGCGACTTCAGCCTGTGA
- a CDS encoding RsiV family protein → MRAIAVAGLLSLSLLLSGCQALLLAAKPDSGLAVSRQAWEHRAPGCEGKDCALINIDLQTFDDLPELNARIEQELLKLTIELPGDPPPPSLALYEQEFLATAKPGWMSYLQAKVLEQHGRLVVIELSSYRFTGGAHGIPGRAYLNYDRDKGRLLSLDDLLLPDEQVAFWQQAELAHQTWLKTNGLDQDLDYQAEWPFVRTANVALLRGSVMLKYEVGRIAPYSSGHPDLRIPYARLNGILKPIYFPSPR, encoded by the coding sequence ATGCGTGCCATCGCCGTTGCCGGCCTGCTGTCCCTGTCGCTCCTGCTCAGTGGTTGCCAGGCATTGCTGCTCGCCGCCAAGCCCGACTCGGGGTTGGCCGTCAGTCGCCAGGCCTGGGAGCACCGCGCGCCGGGCTGCGAGGGCAAGGACTGCGCGCTGATCAATATCGATCTGCAGACCTTCGACGATCTGCCGGAGCTCAACGCGCGCATCGAGCAGGAGCTGCTCAAGCTGACCATCGAGCTGCCGGGCGATCCGCCGCCACCCTCGCTGGCGCTCTACGAGCAGGAGTTCCTGGCCACGGCCAAGCCGGGCTGGATGAGCTACCTGCAGGCCAAGGTGCTGGAGCAGCACGGCCGCCTGGTGGTGATCGAGCTGTCCAGCTACCGCTTCACCGGTGGCGCCCACGGTATCCCCGGGCGCGCCTACCTCAACTACGACCGCGACAAGGGCCGCCTGCTGAGCCTCGATGACCTGTTGTTGCCGGACGAGCAGGTCGCCTTCTGGCAACAGGCCGAGCTGGCGCACCAGACCTGGCTCAAGACCAATGGCCTGGACCAGGACCTGGACTACCAGGCCGAATGGCCCTTCGTGCGCACCGCTAACGTCGCCCTGCTGCGCGGCTCGGTGATGCTCAAGTACGAGGTCGGCCGTATCGCCCCCTACTCCAGCGGTCATCCCGACCTGCGCATTCCCTACGCGCGGCTGAACGGCATCCTCAAGCCCATCTACTTTCCCTCGCCGCGCTGA